The window GCGGTTCCTTCCACCTTTGAGGCGACCATAGTTCTATCGCCGTCCTCTAATGGAGTGGCAAAGGAGGGCATTTTAAGACGTCCGCCTTTCGAGGCCGTGGAGAGAAGGTCTGAAAGCAGGGACGCCACCGTCTCCGGCCCCTCTTCAGGTCGAGTTTTTTGAGCTTCCTCTGGGACTTCCGCCTGTTGGGCAGAGGTGTTGTAAAGAAGGCTCTCGAAACGACCATGGCCCTCACCTTTTGCTTTCGGCGATGAGGGCACGATCCTTTCGGTTTCGTCTGCATTAGGTAAAGCAAAAAGCCTGTCCGCTCCGATGAGCATGGCTGAACCACCTACCGTTCTCTATTTTGCCAGCTGTTCCGTCAGCCACGCTGCCTTGGTCGCGTCCATGCGTCCTAGGATTCCCGCTGCCTCGTCTTCCGGAAGGGATCTGAGCATCCTTACCGCCAGTTCAGGATTGAGGTTTTCCACTATCTTCGCCGCCCGCCTGGCGGATATTTCCTGATAGGTCCGCACCACTCGATCGAAGATCTCCTGTTCGCTCTGAGAGAGCTCTTCGCCCGGGACCTCCGCCTCTTTGGCGGCCAGCTCTTCCTCCGCTTTAGCTATAGCAGACCCTCTTTCCATCAGGTCCGAGGAGAGCACCCCTAGCTTTGAGCTGAGCTCGTTGAGATCCACTTCCCGCTGGGCGAGGAGATCCTCCCACTGGCGAAGCTCGAAGATTCTCCGCTCCTCTACCGTCATGGTGTAGACCGGAGGTATGTCCAGAAGCTCTACGAGTTTTTCGCCTACGTAGGGGAGTTTAGGGGCCATGGAGAACACCATAGGTCTGGCGTCCCAGATTCCGCTGAGGTGGAGTCCCGCCAGAGACGCAGGAAAGGCCATCAGGAGGAATAGCAGAAAAAGCCGTTTTCGACTCTTTTTGCTTTTTTCCTTTTCTTTTTTTATGGCAGCTTTATCCTCCGCCGGTGTTGTCGTCTCTTTATTTCGTTCCTCCGCCACCAGGTCCCCTCCTATCCGTTATACAGTTTCAAAACTTTTTTCACGTAGGCCTCTGTCTCTTTGAAGGGAGGTATGCCTCCGTATTTGTCGACCCGACCTGGACCTGCGTTGTAGGCGGCCAGGGTTTTCTCCAGGTCTCCTGAATATTTCTCGGACAGTTGGGCTAGGTACTTGACGCCACCTTCGACGTTCTGCACTGGGTCTTTAGGATCAACTGCGAGCATCCTCGCGGTCCCGGGCATGAGCTGCATAAGTCCCATAGCGCCTTTTGGAGAGACTGCGTCGGGCCTCCAGGCGGATTCAACCGATATGACCGAACGGACCAGTTTTTCGTCCACTCCATACCTGGAGGATATCTCCTCTATGGCCGAGTTTAGGTCGTTATCTCCCGGCGATAGCCTGCTTCTTAAGACACTGGCTTTGCCGGAGATAGGGACCTCCGGCTTTATCACAGAGGTAGCTGAGGTCTCCTTGGTTTTAGCGGCTTTCGCTAGTTCCTCTTCAAAGGTCTCTTTTGGGACAGAGGGGGTGCCGTATATCCGGCGATGGATGGAGGTGATTCGGTCCATAGCCTGTCTCATTCCGCTGAAATCCGGTCCGGTCATCCTTGTCACTGGAGGTTCCCTCCTTCTCTGTTTTTACGGTCGTGGAGGATTCCCGCCATGTCGTCCACCACGATCTGATCCCGTCGATTCATTTCCTTTTCCCACTGGAGTATCATCTGCTCCAGGTACATTTCCACTTTGCGGACGTCTTTGTGTCTTTCCACCAAGATGGCCTCGACCTGATCTATCCTTTTTCTCAGGTGAAAGATCTCCACGATGCCCTCTTTTATGTGGTCTTCCGTTCGGGATATGTCTTCGCTGCTGATGCGGAGTTCGTCTATGGTGACCTGTCCCTGGGCGACCTGGGAGAATCGGTCCATGTAGAGCTGTTTTTCGTCTCTCAGTTTTTTGAGTTTATCTATGAGGGCGTTTTCCTGGGCCCTTAGGTCGGCCATCTGCTTTTGAATCAGATCTCTGGCCATTTCTCGGGCCTTGAGGATCCGCCTGAACCGGCCTATCCTCTCCCTCATTGTCTAGGCCTTTTTCGTCGGTGCTATGGCCGAAAGCACCTTAGAGGATTCGTCGAAAGAGGCACTTTCGTTCATCCCCTGCCTTAGAAAATCCTCCACCTGAGGGAGGTTATCCAGGGCCCAGTCCGCTTTTGGGTTGGAGCCTTTGTGGTAGGCCCCGATGGTGAGAAGGTCCTCGGTCTCGGCGTAACGGGCCAGCACCTCTCTGAGCCTTCCGGCCCCTTCGAGGTGACTCTTTTCAACTATAGAGGGCATTACCCTGCTGACGCTGTTGAGTATGTCTATGCAGGGGTAGAAGTTTCGAGCGGCTATCTTTCGGGATAGCACTACGTGGCCGTCGAGAATTCCTCTGACGGTGTCGGCGACAGGCTCGTTCATGTCGTCCCCTTCGACTAAAACGGTGTATATGCCGGTGATGCTGCCTCTGTAGCCCGCCCCCGCCCTCTCCAGCAGCCTTGGCAGTATGGCGAAGACCGAGGGGGTGTAGCCTCTGGTGGCAGGAGGCTCCCCTACCGCTAGGCCCACTTCCCTCTGGGCGTAGGCCACTCGAGTTACCGAGTCCATCATCAGGAGGACGTCTTTGCCCTGGTCTCTGAAGTATTCCGCCACCGCTGTGGCGGTGAAGGCCGCTTTTAACCTTACCAGAGGAGGCTGATCTGAGGTGGCTATAATTACTACCGATCTCTTTAAGCCCTCCGGGCCTAAATCCCTCTCGATGAACTCCCGAACCTCTCGGCCTCTTTCGCCTACCAGCCCTATGACGTTTATCTCCGCCTCGGTATTTCGGGCCATCATGCCGAGCAAGGTGCTTTTTCCAACTCCAGATCCGGCGAAAATTCCTATTCTCTGCCCTCTTCCTAATGTGAGAACTCCGTCAACCGCTTTGACCCCCACAGGCAGAGGCTCGGTGATGTTCTGTCTTTTGAGGGGGTGGGGAGGGGCGGCGTAGAGGGGGTAGAATTCGCTGGATCCCACCGGGCCTTTGTCGTCCATAGGGCGGCCCAGTCCGTCCAGGATGCGGCCTAAGAGGCCAGGACCGACGTTTACCCCCAGAGGACGGCCCATAGAGACCACCTCACAGCCTGGACCTATGTCTCTGAGCTCCCCTAGAGGCATCAGGAGGAC is drawn from Dethiosulfovibrio salsuginis and contains these coding sequences:
- the fliI gene encoding flagellar protein export ATPase FliI is translated as MNEATDFRSLWDSLDSRISQVDFVRINGRVSKVVGLVIESKGPDVRVGDLCDIRFRKGKHNLEAEVVGFRDDRVLLMPLGELRDIGPGCEVVSMGRPLGVNVGPGLLGRILDGLGRPMDDKGPVGSSEFYPLYAAPPHPLKRQNITEPLPVGVKAVDGVLTLGRGQRIGIFAGSGVGKSTLLGMMARNTEAEINVIGLVGERGREVREFIERDLGPEGLKRSVVIIATSDQPPLVRLKAAFTATAVAEYFRDQGKDVLLMMDSVTRVAYAQREVGLAVGEPPATRGYTPSVFAILPRLLERAGAGYRGSITGIYTVLVEGDDMNEPVADTVRGILDGHVVLSRKIAARNFYPCIDILNSVSRVMPSIVEKSHLEGAGRLREVLARYAETEDLLTIGAYHKGSNPKADWALDNLPQVEDFLRQGMNESASFDESSKVLSAIAPTKKA
- a CDS encoding MotE family protein, encoding MAEERNKETTTPAEDKAAIKKEKEKSKKSRKRLFLLFLLMAFPASLAGLHLSGIWDARPMVFSMAPKLPYVGEKLVELLDIPPVYTMTVEERRIFELRQWEDLLAQREVDLNELSSKLGVLSSDLMERGSAIAKAEEELAAKEAEVPGEELSQSEQEIFDRVVRTYQEISARRAAKIVENLNPELAVRMLRSLPEDEAAGILGRMDATKAAWLTEQLAK
- a CDS encoding flagellar export protein FliJ, translated to MRERIGRFRRILKAREMARDLIQKQMADLRAQENALIDKLKKLRDEKQLYMDRFSQVAQGQVTIDELRISSEDISRTEDHIKEGIVEIFHLRKRIDQVEAILVERHKDVRKVEMYLEQMILQWEKEMNRRDQIVVDDMAGILHDRKNREGGNLQ
- a CDS encoding lytic transglycosylase domain-containing protein, which codes for MTGPDFSGMRQAMDRITSIHRRIYGTPSVPKETFEEELAKAAKTKETSATSVIKPEVPISGKASVLRSRLSPGDNDLNSAIEEISSRYGVDEKLVRSVISVESAWRPDAVSPKGAMGLMQLMPGTARMLAVDPKDPVQNVEGGVKYLAQLSEKYSGDLEKTLAAYNAGPGRVDKYGGIPPFKETEAYVKKVLKLYNG